The window GCTAAATAAATTACTGGTAAGCCACTATCTCGAGCCATTTGATGCGCAAGAGAACTTTTTCCGCTCCGGGCTCCTCCCAAGATCAGAACTGTTTTTTTATAAGGTTCGGGCATATTCATTTATCACCTGAATTAATTTTATATTCTCTTCGTGAGTCCGAACTGAAAACCGGAAAAAATCATTAGACATTCCCCAAAAATCACCCAAAAAGCGCACAATGAGCTTTTGGTTTTGAAGGAAAGAATAGAAGCAACTTGTCTGGGCTTTGATTCTTACCGTATAAAAATTTACTACTGAAGGTTGAAGTTCAAAAAGGTTAAAGAGTTTCCCTAGGCTCTCTTCAATATATCGTTTTTCATTACGTAGTTCCTGCAACGTAAGGGAATGAAATTCACCAAGATCGATACTGACAAGCAAATCTAAAGTTACAGCCAAAAGCGTATTTATACTCCAGGGTTCAAGAGCCATTTTCCACTCCTCAACCAATGATGGGTTAGCCACTATAAAGCCTCCCCTCAATCCAGCTAAGGAATAATATTTTGTAAGAGAGCGGATAATGATTAAGGTTTGGTCCTCACCGTTCAATTGTGGTAAAAAAGAAGTTTTTTCCTGAATAAACTCTTGAAATGCTTCATCAACCAACAATGCCACCTTTTTCTCTCGACACCAATGGTATAAAATGAGCCTTTCCTTTTTTGAAAGACATTGACCTAAGGGATTACCAGGATTCCCTAATACGATTAGATCCGGGCTTTCCCTTTCTATACGAGACATTATGCTATGGAATCCTTCTCGGAACAAAAGATTACTATGGATTACTGTTTTTCCTTCTAAATTAAAAGCACGAGCATATTCAGTAAAACATGGCTCTATAACAAAGATTTTTTTAGCCTGATGACGACGGGCGATAAAATAAATACCCTGGGTTGCGCCATTGAAGGGAAGAATCAGGTTTTGATCCAAATTATAAAGCAGGGCTATCCTTTTTTGATAAAATTCCCAATCAAGAGGGGGATAATAGGAAACATACCGAAACCAATCATTCCAGTGTTCCTTTAATATTTGAGGCGGACCCCACGGATTTAAGTTAACACTGAAATCCACCGGGGATTTGCCTCTCAATTCCATCTCTATTAGTCGACCACCATGGATGGGTACGTTCATCATTCAACCAGTGCAAATGAGGAGATTAAATCACCTTTGTACAATCTTACCAGGGTTACGCCCCGGGTTGCACGTCCTTGAACTGAAACTTCATTGCAATTGATTCGAATTAGGGTGCCATTTTGCGATGATATCAATATCTCTTCCTGTCCAGAAACTAGCTGAACTCCAATAACTTCGTTTTCTGGTTGGCCAAACTTCATTAAGATAATGCCCTTCCCGCCTCGGTGGTGGACAGGAAAGTTCTGCATTTTTACTCGCTTACCCATGCCCTTAGAGGAAATAATCAATAGATCTAATTTATGTTTGAGAGATGAAGCACCGACAACCCGGTCCTTCGCTCGAAGCGTTATTCCTTTTACCCCTCGACTAACTCTCCCCATTGAGCGAACCTCTTCCTCAGAAAAGGAAATTCCATAACCCTTCGCTGTAGCAATCAGAACTTTTTCCTTTCCATTGGTTACAAATACTGTTGAGAGCTCATCGCCATCATCGAGATTAATTGCTCTTATTCCTCTTCTGGTGATAGAAACATACTCAAGGAGATCGCTCTTTTTAACGATACCCCGCGATGTA of the Candidatus Atribacteria bacterium ADurb.Bin276 genome contains:
- the cobD gene encoding Threonine-phosphate decarboxylase; its protein translation is MMNVPIHGGRLIEMELRGKSPVDFSVNLNPWGPPQILKEHWNDWFRYVSYYPPLDWEFYQKRIALLYNLDQNLILPFNGATQGIYFIARRHQAKKIFVIEPCFTEYARAFNLEGKTVIHSNLLFREGFHSIMSRIERESPDLIVLGNPGNPLGQCLSKKERLILYHWCREKKVALLVDEAFQEFIQEKTSFLPQLNGEDQTLIIIRSLTKYYSLAGLRGGFIVANPSLVEEWKMALEPWSINTLLAVTLDLLVSIDLGEFHSLTLQELRNEKRYIEESLGKLFNLFELQPSVVNFYTVRIKAQTSCFYSFLQNQKLIVRFLGDFWGMSNDFFRFSVRTHEENIKLIQVINEYARTL